In Argiope bruennichi chromosome X1, qqArgBrue1.1, whole genome shotgun sequence, a single window of DNA contains:
- the LOC129959534 gene encoding uncharacterized protein LOC129959534 yields MESKKLDALSKTTSPSVSKPVQKLVSKGQSSVSFSKISRENEQKGAIPKNIKKTDLPKGQPNMSGSFSKISNENLLASPIRVPKSDSEAIQKSDMTEMQPNVVASSSKVRRENEKRGAIPKCIQKTDLPKRQPNIAASFSKMNLSNENFSASPIRIPQTDSEEIEKSDLTEVQPNVVASSSKKSKFAEGGRKKDTCQSSEPSTSLSVAEQMEAKRRQEKEDYMTKKWLEGDKKGWEFLGKGSSDIEFPIEPPPDYEGHEVLGVKLDRLEAWAEKFFK; encoded by the exons ATGGAAAGCAAAAAATTGGATGCCTTGTCAAAAACGACTTCACCATCTGTTTCGAAACCAGTCCAGAAACTAGTATCGAAAGGGCAATCAAGTGTTTCCTTTTctaag ATAAGCAGGGAAAATGAGCAAAAAGGTGCTATaccaaagaatataaaaaaaactgatttgccGAAGGGGCAACCAAATATGTCCGGTTCATTTTCGAAG atctCAAATGAGAATTTGCTTGCTTCACCAATAAGGGTCCCCAAATCTGATTCAGAGGCAATCCAAAAGAGTGATATGACCGAAATGCAACCAAATGTGGTTGCTTCGTCTTCAAag GTAAGGCGGGAAAATGAGAAAAGGGGTGCTATACCAAAATGTATCCAAAAAACTGATTTGCCGAAGAGACAACCAAATATAGCTGCTTCATTTTCGAAA atGAACTTGTCAAATGAGAATTTCTCTGCTTCACCAATAAGGATCCCCCAAACTGATTCAGAGGAAATCGAAAAGAGTGATTTGACAGAAGTACAACCAAATGTTGTTGCTTCGTCTTCgaag aAATCTAAATTTGCTGAAGGCGGTAGAAAGAAGGATACTTGCCAGTCTTCTGAACCTTCTACCAG TTTGTCGGTAGCTGAGCAAATGGAGGCTAAGAGAAGACAGGAGAAAGAAGACTATATGACTAAAAAGTGGTTAGAGGGTGATAAAAAAGGCTGGGA gtTCTTAGGTAAAGGTTCCAGTGATATTGAATTTCCAATCGAACCTCCACCCGACTATGAAGGGCATGA